The Methylomusa anaerophila genome has a segment encoding these proteins:
- a CDS encoding spore coat protein: protein MAQQTQQSKRDMERIGALLYQLKTEATTLCTAILESTNNNVRSQLTQILNKSFQNQKIVFDCMNQKGWYKVEPAPQDQYTRIQQSFTTLQQQVQGQSKNYLQQ, encoded by the coding sequence ATGGCACAGCAAACTCAGCAATCAAAGCGCGACATGGAACGGATCGGGGCGCTGCTTTATCAATTGAAGACAGAAGCAACAACACTCTGCACTGCAATATTAGAAAGCACCAATAATAATGTACGCTCACAATTAACCCAAATACTAAACAAAAGCTTCCAAAACCAAAAAATCGTATTTGACTGTATGAATCAAAAAGGCTGGTACAAAGTAGAACCGGCTCCCCAAGACCAATATACCCGCATTCAGCAGAGTTTCACCACCCTGCAGCAGCAAGTGCAAGGTCAATCAAAAAATTATCTGCAGCAATAG
- a CDS encoding DUF1638 domain-containing protein: MRIKLIGCPSTRNEVMAMELPSNVDCEFLDFSLHAFPDELHNELQRRIDASQAYDLIILLYGRCSRAVAGLVSAGIPMVLPAVHDCISLLLGSDLRRQQLSARNPAVYYFSQGWLEYGRDPYAEYCEYVDKYGTADAGYLIRTLYGTYRGAVLIRTCGGGKIEECRQKVKNIADFFDWSVTEVEGDLGLLTAVVGGKQHPDIIWVPPGKPVKLEEGNSSEYQSQF; the protein is encoded by the coding sequence GTGCGAATCAAGTTAATTGGCTGTCCTTCCACCAGGAATGAAGTGATGGCGATGGAACTTCCCTCTAATGTGGATTGTGAGTTTTTGGACTTTTCCTTGCATGCCTTCCCCGACGAATTGCACAACGAGCTACAGCGTCGAATTGATGCGAGTCAGGCATACGATTTGATCATTCTGCTTTACGGGCGGTGTTCCCGCGCGGTGGCAGGGTTAGTTTCCGCCGGAATCCCGATGGTGTTGCCTGCTGTACACGACTGCATCAGCTTATTGTTGGGGTCGGATCTGCGGCGGCAGCAACTGTCCGCGCGTAATCCGGCAGTTTATTATTTCAGTCAGGGATGGCTGGAATACGGACGGGATCCTTATGCCGAATACTGCGAATATGTGGACAAATACGGAACAGCCGATGCGGGATACTTAATTCGGACTCTCTATGGAACATATCGGGGGGCGGTGTTGATCCGCACCTGCGGCGGGGGAAAAATCGAAGAATGCCGACAGAAGGTAAAAAACATTGCCGACTTCTTTGACTGGTCGGTCACGGAGGTAGAGGGGGACTTAGGCTTATTAACGGCCGTTGTCGGCGGAAAGCAGCATCCGGATATTATCTGGGTTCCTCCCGGCAAACCTGTAAAATTAGAGGAGGGGAATAGTTCTGAATATCAAAGTCAATTCTAA
- a CDS encoding protein kinase domain-containing protein produces the protein MWFGCEGTGCTVNPFPAVATPAESAIQSISSHISARSSGLSFRFIGASPKTEERLAWQFFFLLKSLSPINGYHVEALLGGGSYGMVVKVIKAGRYYAMKVCSQQYLRQIRQPPCAAADLCRREAEVLKCIRHPEIPGYVDFFQYEGLFCLVEEYMPGDTLAMAISSDYRYQEEEVREIILKLLLILEFLHTPTAGKPAVIHRDLRLSNLIMIDGRLVLIDFGLAYRIQNCSDMELLVQCQMARTDVDDSLSYVENRNGFSLQSDLFGAGVVAVDLFTNSAIGDEGTSWEQKIPVSRPFILYIRKLLGVEGVFASCSEAMKYLRSI, from the coding sequence TTGTGGTTTGGCTGCGAAGGGACAGGCTGCACAGTCAACCCCTTCCCAGCCGTCGCAACACCCGCAGAATCCGCAATACAATCAATATCCTCCCACATATCCGCCCGGTCGTCGGGACTATCATTCCGGTTCATCGGGGCATCACCAAAGACGGAAGAAAGGCTTGCTTGGCAATTTTTTTTCCTCCTGAAGTCCTTATCGCCAATCAACGGGTATCATGTTGAGGCGCTGCTAGGTGGCGGAAGTTACGGAATGGTGGTAAAAGTCATAAAAGCGGGCCGTTATTACGCCATGAAGGTTTGTTCCCAACAATACTTGCGGCAGATACGCCAACCTCCTTGCGCGGCCGCCGATTTGTGCCGCCGGGAGGCGGAGGTGCTTAAGTGCATCCGTCATCCAGAAATTCCAGGGTACGTTGACTTTTTCCAGTACGAAGGCTTATTTTGCTTAGTAGAAGAATATATGCCCGGCGACACACTGGCAATGGCAATTAGCAGTGATTACCGCTACCAGGAAGAGGAAGTAAGAGAAATTATCTTAAAATTACTGTTGATCCTGGAGTTTCTTCACACGCCGACTGCGGGGAAACCTGCCGTCATTCACCGGGACTTGCGGTTATCTAACTTAATCATGATCGACGGGCGCCTGGTTCTTATTGATTTCGGTCTGGCATACCGCATACAAAATTGCAGTGATATGGAGTTGTTGGTCCAATGCCAGATGGCTAGAACGGACGTGGATGATTCACTCTCTTATGTTGAAAATCGAAACGGTTTTTCGCTACAGAGCGATTTGTTCGGGGCCGGAGTGGTCGCAGTTGATCTTTTTACTAATTCGGCAATTGGGGACGAGGGAACCTCCTGGGAACAGAAAATACCGGTTTCGCGGCCATTTATATTATACATTCGGAAGTTGCTAGGGGTCGAGGGCGTGTTTGCGTCCTGTTCTGAAGCAATGAAATATTTGCGCTCAATTTAG